The Nitrosomonas communis genome has a segment encoding these proteins:
- the glgA gene encoding glycogen synthase GlgA gives MSPSSRHDLQVLFITPEVYPLCKTGGLGDVSAALPTALREFNVDIRLLLPGYPAVMSGLKYKRKIATFNDFHHFPPTTLWSAKLSVNYSENVPVYIIDCPALYQREGGIYLDTAGQSWSDNVLRFGVLSKMGAILSSDASPLTWFPDIVHCNDWQSGLTPAYLHFHPGKKAASMMTIHNLAFQGCFPPETVAQLGLPAASYNMNGVEYYGNLSFMKAGLYYADRISTVSPSYAREIQQAPLGFGLQGLLAARSQHIDGIVNGIDTMEWDPATDPHLNKNYSSNNLAAKKANKLAIQQVMGLEVDSDILLFAAISRFTEQKGYDLILQIAPQLVQIPAQLVLLGSGNAMLEEQLVRLTDTYPGKIAAHIGFNEALSHLIEGGADSFLMPSRFEPCGLNQMYSQRYGTPPLVHATGGLIDTVVDCTAATLADGSASGFQFHGMTPEAFLAGIQRVVIAYRNKRVWRQLQKNGMSKDFSWRASAMAYREIYQSLLAPV, from the coding sequence ATGTCCCCTTCTTCCCGTCATGATCTGCAAGTATTATTTATTACACCAGAAGTCTATCCATTGTGTAAGACTGGTGGCCTGGGTGATGTCAGCGCCGCATTACCGACTGCTTTACGTGAATTTAACGTAGATATACGCTTGTTATTGCCTGGCTATCCCGCCGTTATGTCAGGGCTCAAATACAAACGGAAAATCGCCACCTTCAATGATTTCCACCATTTTCCACCTACTACGTTATGGTCAGCTAAACTGTCAGTCAACTATTCGGAGAATGTACCGGTATATATCATTGACTGTCCCGCGTTGTATCAACGTGAAGGCGGAATTTATCTCGATACCGCTGGGCAAAGCTGGTCGGACAATGTCTTGCGTTTTGGCGTGCTCTCAAAAATGGGGGCTATTCTATCAAGTGATGCGAGTCCGCTGACTTGGTTTCCTGACATCGTCCATTGCAATGATTGGCAAAGTGGGCTCACGCCTGCTTACCTTCATTTTCATCCGGGGAAAAAAGCGGCTAGCATGATGACTATCCATAATCTTGCCTTTCAGGGCTGTTTTCCGCCAGAAACAGTGGCTCAATTGGGGTTACCAGCCGCCAGTTATAATATGAACGGTGTGGAATATTACGGTAATCTGTCGTTTATGAAGGCTGGGCTTTATTATGCTGATCGTATTTCGACAGTCAGCCCCAGTTATGCCCGCGAAATCCAGCAGGCGCCGCTTGGGTTCGGTTTGCAAGGATTACTAGCGGCACGCAGTCAGCATATTGATGGCATCGTCAACGGTATTGATACGATGGAATGGGATCCTGCCACTGATCCTCATCTCAACAAAAACTATTCCAGCAATAACCTGGCTGCCAAGAAGGCGAACAAGCTTGCGATACAGCAGGTAATGGGGCTGGAGGTCGACAGTGATATTTTGCTGTTTGCCGCTATCAGCCGCTTTACCGAACAAAAGGGTTATGATCTCATCCTGCAGATCGCACCGCAGCTCGTGCAGATACCCGCCCAACTGGTATTGCTGGGAAGTGGAAATGCCATGCTGGAAGAGCAGTTGGTCAGACTGACAGATACTTATCCCGGCAAAATAGCTGCGCACATTGGGTTTAACGAAGCGCTATCTCACCTGATCGAGGGAGGGGCGGACAGCTTCCTGATGCCGTCGCGTTTTGAACCTTGTGGCCTGAATCAGATGTATAGCCAGCGTTACGGCACACCTCCGCTGGTCCATGCTACCGGTGGGTTGATTGATACTGTCGTGGATTGTACTGCGGCTACCCTGGCAGATGGCAGTGCAAGTGGTTTCCAATTCCATGGTATGACGCCGGAGGCATTTCTGGCGGGTATCCAGCGTGTGGTGATAGCCTACCGGAATAAGCGGGTTTGGCGGCAGCTACAGAAAAATGGCATGAGTAAGGATTTTAGCTGGCGGGCGAGTGCGATGGCATATCGTGAAATTTATCAGTCATTGCTGGCCCCAGTTTGA
- the rsgA gene encoding ribosome small subunit-dependent GTPase A translates to MIGQVIANYGRQYGVQTSDGALLTCVMRGKKGGIACGDQVKILPTTSGQGVIETVLSRSSLLYRSDAFRQKLIAANVTQLIIVVAVVPTFSEELIDRCLIAAENQRIKALIVLNKADLLEQARTAAATLSFYSSLGYPVLTISATQNIEPLRPYLHGHTSVLTGQSGMGKSTIINALMPGAKRTTMEISTALDSGRHTTTHTRLYHLDLDSAIIDSPGLQEFGLHHIDNSELVGGFVEFYPYLGQCRFSNCRHMTEPDCALLLAAQEGNIHARRLATYQKLIAAAEKQKTW, encoded by the coding sequence ATGATAGGCCAGGTCATTGCTAACTACGGCAGGCAGTATGGCGTCCAAACAAGCGATGGAGCATTGTTAACGTGCGTTATGCGCGGCAAAAAAGGCGGCATTGCCTGCGGGGATCAGGTTAAAATCCTTCCTACCACCTCGGGCCAAGGCGTGATAGAAACTGTGTTATCACGCTCAAGCTTGCTCTATCGCAGCGATGCGTTTCGTCAGAAACTGATTGCCGCCAACGTCACTCAGCTTATCATCGTAGTGGCTGTGGTACCGACTTTCAGCGAAGAATTAATCGATCGTTGTCTGATCGCAGCTGAGAATCAGCGGATCAAAGCGCTCATCGTACTCAACAAAGCTGATTTGCTCGAACAGGCCCGCACAGCAGCGGCTACGTTATCGTTTTATAGTTCGCTGGGCTACCCGGTTTTGACTATCAGTGCTACTCAAAATATCGAACCACTTCGACCTTATCTGCATGGTCACACCAGTGTGCTGACTGGCCAGTCCGGTATGGGGAAATCAACCATCATCAACGCATTGATGCCGGGTGCCAAACGCACCACGATGGAAATTTCCACTGCCCTCGATAGCGGGCGCCATACCACGACACACACGCGCCTTTATCATCTTGATTTGGACAGTGCCATCATTGACTCGCCCGGTCTGCAGGAATTTGGCTTACATCATATTGATAACAGTGAGCTGGTAGGCGGTTTCGTTGAATTCTACCCCTATCTTGGGCAATGCCGGTTCAGCAATTGCCGGCACATGACAGAACCGGATTGCGCCTTATTGCTCGCAGCTCAGGAAGGAAACATTCATGCGCGGCGTCTAGCGACCTACCAAAAACTGATAGCAGCCGCAGAAAAGCAGAAGACGTGGTAA
- a CDS encoding 4a-hydroxytetrahydrobiopterin dehydratase, producing the protein MADICELTNKQCKPCEGGVPPLTAEEANKLMQQLEGWSLMTNKISKTFEFKNYYQTMAFVNAVAWLSHREDHHPDMTVGYNKCQVEYMTHAIDGLSENDFICAAKIDWLFKI; encoded by the coding sequence ATGGCTGATATCTGTGAGCTAACGAACAAGCAATGCAAACCCTGCGAAGGGGGTGTGCCTCCTCTTACTGCAGAGGAAGCAAATAAATTAATGCAACAGCTGGAAGGATGGTCGCTGATGACTAATAAAATCAGCAAAACCTTTGAATTCAAAAATTACTATCAAACCATGGCATTTGTGAATGCGGTGGCATGGCTTTCCCACCGTGAGGATCACCACCCCGACATGACAGTAGGCTATAACAAGTGTCAGGTCGAATACATGACGCATGCGATCGATGGATTGTCGGAAAATGATTTTATTTGTGCTGCCAAAATTGATTGGCTATTCAAAATTTGA
- a CDS encoding M48 family metallopeptidase — MQTFTAVFITALLLTTVTQLWLAIRHIRHIRAYRNQVPQDFASQIDLAAHQKAADYTCARTRLSFPSTFTHVLLLLMLTLGGGLNVLASFWANWFTDPIPHGMALIISTVLLLSVIEIPFSYYRTFVIEQQFGFNKMTPAMFFADLIKQYTLGFVLGAPLLFVMLWLMEKMGESWWFYAWLAWVAFNLFLLAIYPTWIAPLFNKFSPLQDASLKERIEQLLYKCGFESSGLFVMDGSRRSSHGNAYFTGFGKTKRIVFFDTLLSRLEPSEIEAILAHELGHFKRHHVIKRIVWSFIVSLAFLWLLGYLMQQNWFYQGLGVTVPSVPSNAMAVLLFFLVMPVFTFLLQPLSSLYSRKHEFEADEYAAQNASAADLIQALVKLYQDNAATLTPDPVHSTFYDSHPPAAIRVAHLKKFISV, encoded by the coding sequence ATGCAAACTTTTACTGCTGTATTTATTACTGCATTATTACTGACCACTGTTACTCAACTATGGTTAGCGATCCGCCATATCCGTCATATCCGTGCTTATCGCAACCAGGTTCCGCAAGATTTTGCCTCACAAATTGATCTTGCCGCTCATCAAAAAGCGGCTGATTATACTTGCGCTAGAACCCGCCTCAGTTTTCCCAGCACCTTTACCCATGTTCTTCTATTATTGATGCTCACGCTGGGAGGGGGACTCAATGTCCTTGCAAGTTTCTGGGCGAACTGGTTTACCGATCCGATCCCTCATGGCATGGCGCTCATTATCAGCACGGTTTTACTGTTAAGTGTGATTGAAATTCCATTCAGTTATTACCGGACTTTTGTTATTGAACAGCAATTTGGCTTTAACAAGATGACACCGGCTATGTTTTTTGCTGATCTGATCAAACAATATACATTAGGCTTTGTGCTGGGTGCACCCTTATTATTCGTCATGTTATGGCTGATGGAGAAAATGGGTGAGAGTTGGTGGTTTTATGCCTGGCTGGCATGGGTCGCTTTCAATCTCTTCCTCCTGGCTATTTATCCAACCTGGATCGCGCCGCTGTTCAACAAATTTTCGCCATTACAAGACGCTTCTCTCAAAGAGCGGATCGAGCAGCTTTTGTATAAGTGTGGTTTTGAATCAAGTGGTTTATTTGTCATGGACGGGTCACGCCGCAGCAGTCATGGTAATGCCTATTTTACCGGCTTTGGCAAAACGAAACGAATTGTATTTTTCGATACATTATTGTCACGCCTGGAACCATCAGAAATAGAAGCTATCCTCGCTCACGAGCTTGGCCATTTCAAACGCCACCACGTCATCAAACGCATTGTCTGGTCATTCATCGTCAGTCTGGCCTTTTTGTGGCTATTAGGTTATTTGATGCAGCAGAACTGGTTCTATCAAGGATTAGGCGTGACTGTCCCATCCGTTCCTTCCAACGCAATGGCGGTGCTACTATTTTTTCTCGTGATGCCCGTCTTTACCTTTTTACTGCAACCGCTGTCCAGCTTATATTCGCGCAAACATGAATTTGAAGCAGATGAATATGCGGCACAAAATGCTTCAGCCGCTGATTTGATTCAAGCGTTAGTGAAGCTTTATCAGGATAATGCAGCAACGCTCACCCCTGATCCAGTCCATTCCACTTTTTATGACTCCCATCCTCCCGCTGCGATTCGGGTTGCCCATCTCAAGAAATTTATTTCCGTATAG